From Anopheles coluzzii chromosome 3, AcolN3, whole genome shotgun sequence, the proteins below share one genomic window:
- the LOC120955666 gene encoding ejaculatory bulb-specific protein 3-like, whose product MERFLLLLLFVAIVLGETANETYVTKYDNIDLEEIFSSKRLMDNYMNCLKNVGPCTPDGRELKDNLPDALMSDCVKCSEKQRIGSDKVIKFIVANRPDDFAILEQLYDPTGEYRRKYMQSDALAEHVKQEDRDLSSSGDGDADTETEAHATEHSSQDHDHREGQSDAE is encoded by the exons ATGGAGCGCTTTCTACTACTGTTGCTGTTCGTGGCGATCGTGCTCGGTGAAACAGCGAACGAAACCTACGTCACCAAGTACGATAACATCGATCTGGAGGAAATTTTCAGCAGCAAACGTTTGATGGACAACTACATGAACTGTCTGAAAAACGTTGGTCCTTGTACGCCCGACGGCCGAGAGCTGAAAG ACAACCTTCCCGATGCGCTGATGAGCGATTGCGTGAAATGCTCCGAAAAGCAACGGATCGGTTCGGACAAGGTGATCAAGTTCATCGTCGCCAACCGGCCGGACGATTTCGCGATCCTCGAGCAGCTGTACGATCCGACCGGCGAGTACCGGCGGAAGTACATGCAGTCGGACGCGCTGGCCGAGCACGTGAAGCAGGAAGACCGCGACTTATCGTCGAGCGGCGACGGCGACGCAGACACTGAGACCGAAGCCCACGCAACCGAGCATAGCTCTCAAGATCATGACCACCGTGAAGGACAGTCGGATGCGGAGTGA
- the LOC120955669 gene encoding ejaculatory bulb-specific protein 3-like, translating into MKFFVVVALALVAAVAAQDKYTTKYDGVDLDEILKSDRLFNNYYKCLMDTGRCTPDGNELKRILPDALKTDCAKCSEKQKSGTEKVINYLIDNRKDQWENLQKKYDPENIYVNKYREDAKKKGINL; encoded by the coding sequence ATGAAATTCTTCGTCGTTGTCGCCCTGGCCCTGGttgccgccgtcgccgccCAGGATAAGTACACCACCAAGTACGATGGTGTCGATCTGGACGAGATCCTGAAGTCGGACCGTCTGTTCAACAACTACTACAAGTGTCTGATGGATACTGGCCGCTGCACCCCGGACGGTAACGAGCTGAAGCGCATCCTGCCCGACGCCCTCAAGACCGACTGTGCCAAGTGTAGCGAGAAGCAGAAGAGTGGCACCGAGAAGGTGATCAACTACCTGATCGACAACCGCAAGGACCAGTGGGAGAACCTGCAGAAGAAGTACGACCCGGAGAACATCTACGTCAACAAGTACCGCGAGGATGCCAAGAAGAAGGGCATCAACCTGTAA